The DNA region CTCGGCCTTGAGGTGGCCGAGCCAGCGCTCCAGGGACTCCCGCAGCGCCTGCTCCATCACCTCCGGCATGGCGGCGACGGGCGCGCCGCTCCAGGACTCCTCGGTCCGGACGGTCACCCGGCCGTCCCCGGTCTCGTCGAACGCCCAGACGTGGACTCCCTCGATGCCGTTGGCCGGGCCGCCCCAGACGATCCGCGCGCCGGGGACGAGCTCCCGGACCGTGGAGGTGATCTCCAGGCCGTGGGTCCGCCAGGTGAAGGAGGCTCCGGGTCCGTCCAGCGGGCCGTCCCGGCGGACCGACTCGACGTCCGGGTTCCACTGCGGCCAGGCCTCGACGTCGGTGTGGACGGCCCAGAGGGTGGCCGCCGGGGCGTCGACGGTGGTGGCGAGGCGGACGATGACGGGGGCGGTGGTGTCGATGTTCTGGGTGGACACGGGAGTTCCTCTCCTTGACGGGGCTTCGGTGCGGTGCGGTCGGTGCGGTGCGACGGGCGTGCGGTGCGACGGGTGTGCGGTGCGGTGCGGTGCGAGGGGTGCGGTCAGCGCGGGCCGGGCTGCGCCGTGACCGGCTCCGCCGACGCGGACTCCGCCCCGGCGGACTCCGGCGGAACGGCTTCCGCCGGGGCGGGCCTTCGGAGCAGCAGGAGTGCGAGGGCCGCCGCCGCGGCGAGGACGACCGCGCCGCCCAGGAAGGCGGCCCGGTAGCCGGCGGTGAGGGCCTCCAGAGGGGGCAGCCGGTCCTCCCGGCCCGCGGTGACAGCGGCCGCGAGGGTCCCGAGGACCGCCAGGCCGACCGCGCCGCCGACCTGCCTGGTGGTGTTCACCAGGCCGCCGGCCAGCCCGGAGTCGGCCGCCGGGACCCCGGCGACGGCGACGCCGGTCAGGAGGGAGAACGCGGCGCCGAGACCGAGGCCGACGGCGACGGCGGGGCCGAGCACGTCGGTCGGGTAGCTGCCGTCGGCGGCGATCCCGGAGAGCCAGAGCAGCCCGGCCGCCTCGGTGAGCAGTGCGGCGGCCAGCACCGGGGCGGTGCCGAACCGGCGGGCCGCCCGGGGGCCCAGGGCCGAGCCGAGCATGTTGGCTGCGGCGAGCGGGAGCTGGCCGAGCCCGGCGGCCAGCGGGCCGTCCCCGAGGACCTGCTGTTGGTACAGCGGCAGGAGGTAGAACAGCGCGATCCAGACCGAACCGAGCAGGGCCATCAGCAGGTTCCCGGCGGCGACCCGGCCGGTCCGGAGGAGGCGTGGCGGCAGCAGCGGGCTCGGGTGGCGGCGCTCGACCAGGAGGAAGAGCCCGAGCAGCGCGGCGGCCGCGGTCAGGGCGCCGAGCACCGGGGGGTCGGTCCAGCCGGCCCGGCGGGCGGCCGTCAGTGCCCAGACCAGGGCGGTCAGGCCGAGGGCGGCGGTGCCCGCGCCGAGGACGTCGAGGCCGCCCCTCCCCCGTTCCCGCGCTTCGGCGTCCGGCGCCGGTGCGCCCGGGACCAGGACGGCGGTCGCGGCGAGGACGAGCAGGGCGCCGACCGCCGTGGCGTGGAAGGTCCACGGCCAGCCGAGCGCCTGGGTCAGCACGCCGCCGAGCAGGACTCCGGCGGCGCCGCCGGCGCCGGAGACCGCACCCCACACCCCGAGGGCCCGGCCGCGCCCGGGGCCGGGCGGGAAGAGGTCCATCACCAGGGCGAGCGCGGCGGGGGCGACGGCCGCGGCGGCCAGGCCCTGCACGGTCCGGGCGGTGATCAGCACCGCCCCGGTCGGCGCCAGCCCGGCCGCTGCCGAGGCGGCGGCGAACAGGGCCAGCCCCGCGAGCAGGACGCGCCGCCGTCCCCGGAGGTCGGCGAGGCGTCCGCCGGCCAGCAGGAGTGCCCCGAAGGCGAGGCCGTAGGCGTTCACGACCCAGGACGCGCCGTCGTCGTCGAGGCCGACGCCGTCCCGGATGCGCGGGAGGGCGACGTTGACGATCGAGGTGCTGAGGATCACGACGAACTGCGCCCCGGCGAGCGCCGCCAGGCCGGCGCCCGGTCGGCCCGGGGCCTGCCGGACGCCCGGGGTTCCCTGCGGCATCACGCCGCCTCCTTTCTCATTTGTGAGTGATAGACCACTCACACTTGCGGCCGAAGAAACGGCGGCGCCGTCCGGGCCGCGGATCGCGGACCTCGGGCCCCGCCGGGTGCCCCGCCGCGGGAGCGGTCGGGCACGGGGGTGGGTCGATGGGTGAGCGGGTGGGTCGGTGGGCGGGTCAGTAGTGGGTGATGCCGGCCGCGAGGGTCCGCGTCCACGGCGCGTCCACGGCGTCCGCACCGATCGAGACCAGCAGGTGGCAGAGCATCCCCGTGGCGAAGAAGCCCTGGACCTGCTGGTCGTCCCCGCCGGAGGCGCCGCGCACGTACTCCACCGTCCGGGCGTACCCCTGCCGGACCGCCTCCCGGACGGCCGGCTCGGAGACCGCCGCCGCCTGGGCGTGCAGCTGGACCAGCATCAGGTCGTTGTCGGTGATCAGCTTGGCGTAGGCGTCCCCCATGGCGGCGAGCACCACCTCGGGCGCACTCCCCCCGGCCTCCGCCGCACCCCGCTCCAGACTGCCCCGCACGCGGACGAAGCAGTGCTCCACCACCGCCACGAACAGGGCCTCCTTGCTGGGGAAGAGCCGGTACACGTAGGCCTGCGAGATGCCCGCGGCCTTCGCCACCTCCGTGGTGGTGGTGCCGAAGTACCCCCGCGCGGCGAAGGCCCCGATGGCGGTGCGCAGCACCGTCTCGCGACGCTCCTCGGCGGTGGACAACTGGCGGGGCCGTTCCGTCTTCATGTGAGTACTCAACCACTCACACCCGCCGACCGTCAACACCCCGTCAGACCGTCACCACCGGGGCCCCCGCCCTCCGGCAGCGCCGCGGAGGCGGTCCTAGTGCCATTTGGTGCAGTAGTTCTTTCCACCGGTCCAGGTACAGGCCCGGGCCTGCCAGGGCGCGCCGTCGTAGACGGGGGCGTTGAAGGAGGCCGAGTCCTGGACACCGGAGTCACCGGGCAGGATCTGGGTCTTGTTCACGTACGGGTCCCATCCGACGTTCGGGTTGGTGGACCGGTCGAACCAGACCTCCTGCCAGGTGTCGCCGACGATCTTCCAGTGGGCGTACTCGTGGTGGTCGGAGTGGAGTTCGGTGTAGATCAGCACCCATCCGTTGGGCGTGTACGTGACGTCGCAGAAGTAGCTCCCGGGCTTGAGGCTCCCGCACCCCTGGGCGACGGCGCTGGTTTCGGTGGCGGCCACGAGCCCGGCGGCGACACCGAGTGCGAGGGCGCAGCGCAGGGCGATGGATCCAGGACGGCGCACGGCAATACTCCGTTTCTCGGGGGAGTCGGGAATGCTCCACGGACAGGAGTGACCGTGTACCGACAATCCGAGTCTGCGGTCGGGACGTCGAACCGTCAATGGCGCGTACCCGTACGGTCCGCCGGCTCCGCGAGGAACCGGACGGGCGGGGCGCGTCCGGGGTGCGCTCCGCCGGAACCGCCCTACAGGCGGACGGCGAAGCGGGGGGCGGGGCGGGCGGCGGCGGCCGGGGCGGGGAGGACGGTGGCGGCCGGGGCTGCGGGGAGGATGCGGCGGAGCGGGGTCGGGGCGCCGCGCGGGGCCCATTCGCGCGGATAGCCGAGGGAGACCTCGTGGAACGGGACGCCGTCGGTGCGGGTGGTGCGGGGGATGTGGAGGTGCCCGTAGACGACGGCCGCCGCGTTGAAGCGGCGGTGCCAGTCGGCGGTGTGCTCGGTGCCGCACCAGAGGGCGAACTCGGGGTGGCGGAGCACGTAGGTGGGGTCGCGGCGGAGCGGGAAGTGGTTGACGAGGACCGTCCGCACGGCGGGGTCGAGGGCGGCGAGGCGGGCCTCGGTGACGGCGAGCCGGGCGCGGCACCAGCTGTCGCGGTCGGGGTAGGGGTCGGGGTGGAGCAGGTACTCGTCGGTGCACACCACGCCGGCGGCGTGGGCGGCGGCGAGGGCGGCGGCCTTGGTGGTGGTGCCGCGCGGGCGGAAGGTGTAGTCGTACAGGAGGAAGAGCGGGGCGACGGCGACCGGGCCGCCGGGGCCGGTCCAGACGGGGTACGGGTCCTCGGGGGTCGAGACGCCGAGGCCGCGGCAGAGGTCGACGAGGGCCCGGTAGCGGGCGTCGCCGCGGAGTTGGACCGGGTCGTCGGGCGGGGTCCAGAGTTCGTGGTTGCCGGGCGCCCAGACGACCTTGGCGAAGCGTTCGCTCAGCACCCGCAGGACGCGGGCGATGTCCTCGAAGCGTTCGGAGACGTCGCCCGCGACGATCAGCCAGTCGTCGTCGGAGCCCGGGCGCAGGCGGTCGACGACGGCCTGGTTCTCGGCGTAGCCGACGTGCAGGTCGCTGGTGGCGAGCAGGGCCCCGGTCATCGGCGTGCCTCCACGAGGTTGGTGGCGTCCAGGAGTCGGCGGGTGTAGGGGTCGGCGGGGCGGTCGAAGAGCCGCTCGACGGGCGCGGTCTCGACGAGCCGGCCGTCCTTCATGACGGCGACCCGGTCGGCGAGGTGCTGGACGACGCCGAGGTCGTGCGAGATGAAGAGCAGCGCGAGGCCGAGGTCCCGGCGCAGGTCGGCCAGCAGGTCGAGGATCTGCGCCTGGACGGAGAGGTCCAGTGCGGAGACCGGCTCGTCGCAGACCAGCAGGGTGGGTGCCGGGGCCAGTGCCCGGGCGATGGCGACGCGCTGGCGCTGGCCGCCGGAGAGCTCGGTCGGGCGGCGGTCGAGGAGGGCGGCGGGGAGGCCGACCTGGTCGAGCAGTTCGGTGACCCGCTGCCGCCGCCGGGCGCCGCGCGGCACACCGGCGCGGGCGGCGGCCTCCGCGATGACGCGCTCCACGGTGAAGCGCGGGTCGAAGGAGCCGAGCGGGTCCTGCTGGACGGCCTGGATCCGGAGGCGGTCGGCGCGGCGGCGGCGTTCGGGCAGCTCGCTCCACGGCCGGCCGGCGAGGCGGACGGTGCCGGTGTCGGGGCGTTCCAGGCCGAGGACGATCCGGGCGGCGGTGGTCTTGCCGGAGCCGGACTCGCCGACCAGGCCGAGCGTCTCCCCGGGGTGGAGGTGGAACGAGACCTCCTGGACCACGGGGCGGCCGGCGAAGGACTTGCCGATCCGGTCGACCTCAAGGAGCAGCCCCGCGTCGGAGGAGGACGGGCCCCCGGTGAGGGCGACCGGTTCGCGGACGGTGAGCGCCGCCGACCCGGGGTGCCAGCAGCGGGCTCCGAGCGAGTCCACCGGGGGGAGGACGCTCCGGCAGGTCGCGTCGGCGGCGGCGCAGCGGGCCGCGTACGGGCAGCCGTCGGGGTCGGGGGCGACCTGCCGCAGGGGGGCGGGCGCGAGCCGGGTGCCGCGGGTGCGGGCGCCGGGGACGGCGTCGAGGAGGGCCCGGGTGTAGGGGTGGCGGGGGTCGGCGAGCAGCCGTTCGGTGGGGCCGGTCTCGACGATCCGGCCGCCGAACATGACGGCCACCCGGTCGGCGAGCCGGGCGACCACCGACAGGTCGTGGCTGATCAGCAGCAGGGCGGTGCCCTGTTCCCGGAGGCCGTCGAGCAGGTCGAGCACCTGGGCCTGGACGGTGACGTCGAGGGCGGTGGTGGGCTCGTCGGCGATCAGCAGGTCGGGTTCGCCGGCGAGCGCGGAGGCGATCAGGGCGCGCTGGCGCAGGCCGCCGGAGAGCTGGTGGGCGTACTGGGCGGCGCGGCGTCCGGGCTCGGGGATCCCGGCGCGTTCGAGGAGTGCGCGGACCCGGGCCGGGATCTCCTCGCGGCCGGCCAGGCGGTGCACCCGCAGCGGCTCGGCGACCTCGGCGCCGACGGTGCGCAGCGGGTCGAGCGACACCAGGGCGTCCTGGAGGACGAGGCCGATCCGGCGGCCGCGCACCCCGCGCCACTCGGCCTCGGTGAGGGTGGCGAGGTCGCGGCCGTCGAAGGCGAGCCGACGGGCGGTGACGGCGGCGGGCACGCGGCCGCCGGGGCCGGATGCGGTGAGGCCGACCAGGGTGCGGGCGGTGACGCTCTTGCCGGAGCCGGACTCGCCGACGACGGCCAGGCACTCGCCGCGGTCGAGGGTGAACGAGACGTCCCGCACGGCGTGCACCGGGCCGAACCGGACGTCGAGCCCGTCGACGGTCAGCAGGGGCGCCTGCGCCGGGGGCTGCTTCACGATCGGGGCCGGGGTCGGGGCCGGGGTTGGAGCCGGGGCCGGCGTCCGGGTCGGAGTCCGGGTCGGAGTCGGCTTCGGGGCCTGCGCGGGCGTCATGCCTCGGTCCTCCGGGTGAAGCGGGCCTGGGCGCGGCGGCCGAGGACGTTGACGACGAGCGCGGCCGTGGTGATGGCGGCGCCCGGGAACACGCCGATCCACCAGGCGGTCGCCAGGAAGCGGCGCCCCTGGGAGAGCATCGCGCCCCACTCGGGGCTGGGCGGCTGCGGGCCGAGGCCGAGGAAGCTGAGCCCGGAGGCGGCGATCAGCGCGGTGCCGAAGCCGACGGCGGCGAGGACCAGCATCGGGCCGACGGCGTTGGGCAGGACGTGCCGGGCGATCAGCAGCGGGCGCGGCAGGCCGAGTCCGACCGCCGCCTCCACGTACCCGGAGCGGCGGACGACCAGTGTCTCGGCGCGGACGATGCGCGCGTACCCGGGGACGAAGGCGATCGCGATGGCGAGCATGACGTTGAGCGAGCCGGTGCCGAGGATGGTCACGGCGAGCAGGGCGAGCAGGATCGGCGGGAGCGCGAGCAGGATGTCCGCGAGCCGCATCAGGGCCTGGTCGGCCCAGCGTCCGCCGAGCGCGGCGGCGAGGCCGAGGGCGGTGCCGCCGGCCACCGCGAAGACGGTGGCGCCGAGGCCCAGCAGCAGGGACGGCCGGGCCCCGTGGAGGACGCGGGTGAACAGGTCGCGGCCGAGCTGGTCGGTGCCGAACCAGTGCTCGGCGCCCGGCGGGGTGAGCGCCTCCGCCGGGTGGGTCTCCACCGGCGAGGCGGAGCTGAGCAGGCCGGGAACGAGGGCCGCGAGCACCAGTAGGGCGAGCGTGGTGACGGCGAGCGCGAAGCCGAGCCGGCGGGCGAGCGGCGCGACGGCGGCCCGCCGGGAGGTGCGGGCGGCCGCGGGGTGCGCCGGGGCGGCCGCGGTGGCCGCTCCGGCCGGGACGGCCTCGGTGGCCGGGCCCCCGGGGACCGGCCGCTCCCCCGCGCGGGG from Kitasatospora sp. NBC_00458 includes:
- a CDS encoding ABC transporter permease codes for the protein MSHNTVATADAADPADPPGRGDAPRAGERPVPGGPATEAVPAGAATAAAPAHPAAARTSRRAAVAPLARRLGFALAVTTLALLVLAALVPGLLSSASPVETHPAEALTPPGAEHWFGTDQLGRDLFTRVLHGARPSLLLGLGATVFAVAGGTALGLAAALGGRWADQALMRLADILLALPPILLALLAVTILGTGSLNVMLAIAIAFVPGYARIVRAETLVVRRSGYVEAAVGLGLPRPLLIARHVLPNAVGPMLVLAAVGFGTALIAASGLSFLGLGPQPPSPEWGAMLSQGRRFLATAWWIGVFPGAAITTAALVVNVLGRRAQARFTRRTEA
- a CDS encoding metallophosphoesterase family protein is translated as MTGALLATSDLHVGYAENQAVVDRLRPGSDDDWLIVAGDVSERFEDIARVLRVLSERFAKVVWAPGNHELWTPPDDPVQLRGDARYRALVDLCRGLGVSTPEDPYPVWTGPGGPVAVAPLFLLYDYTFRPRGTTTKAAALAAAHAAGVVCTDEYLLHPDPYPDRDSWCRARLAVTEARLAALDPAVRTVLVNHFPLRRDPTYVLRHPEFALWCGTEHTADWHRRFNAAAVVYGHLHIPRTTRTDGVPFHEVSLGYPREWAPRGAPTPLRRILPAAPAATVLPAPAAAARPAPRFAVRL
- a CDS encoding ABC transporter ATP-binding protein; this encodes MTPAQAPKPTPTRTPTRTPAPAPTPAPTPAPIVKQPPAQAPLLTVDGLDVRFGPVHAVRDVSFTLDRGECLAVVGESGSGKSVTARTLVGLTASGPGGRVPAAVTARRLAFDGRDLATLTEAEWRGVRGRRIGLVLQDALVSLDPLRTVGAEVAEPLRVHRLAGREEIPARVRALLERAGIPEPGRRAAQYAHQLSGGLRQRALIASALAGEPDLLIADEPTTALDVTVQAQVLDLLDGLREQGTALLLISHDLSVVARLADRVAVMFGGRIVETGPTERLLADPRHPYTRALLDAVPGARTRGTRLAPAPLRQVAPDPDGCPYAARCAAADATCRSVLPPVDSLGARCWHPGSAALTVREPVALTGGPSSSDAGLLLEVDRIGKSFAGRPVVQEVSFHLHPGETLGLVGESGSGKTTAARIVLGLERPDTGTVRLAGRPWSELPERRRRADRLRIQAVQQDPLGSFDPRFTVERVIAEAAARAGVPRGARRRQRVTELLDQVGLPAALLDRRPTELSGGQRQRVAIARALAPAPTLLVCDEPVSALDLSVQAQILDLLADLRRDLGLALLFISHDLGVVQHLADRVAVMKDGRLVETAPVERLFDRPADPYTRRLLDATNLVEARR
- a CDS encoding MFS transporter; this encodes MPQGTPGVRQAPGRPGAGLAALAGAQFVVILSTSIVNVALPRIRDGVGLDDDGASWVVNAYGLAFGALLLAGGRLADLRGRRRVLLAGLALFAAASAAAGLAPTGAVLITARTVQGLAAAAVAPAALALVMDLFPPGPGRGRALGVWGAVSGAGGAAGVLLGGVLTQALGWPWTFHATAVGALLVLAATAVLVPGAPAPDAEARERGRGGLDVLGAGTAALGLTALVWALTAARRAGWTDPPVLGALTAAAALLGLFLLVERRHPSPLLPPRLLRTGRVAAGNLLMALLGSVWIALFYLLPLYQQQVLGDGPLAAGLGQLPLAAANMLGSALGPRAARRFGTAPVLAAALLTEAAGLLWLSGIAADGSYPTDVLGPAVAVGLGLGAAFSLLTGVAVAGVPAADSGLAGGLVNTTRQVGGAVGLAVLGTLAAAVTAGREDRLPPLEALTAGYRAAFLGGAVVLAAAAALALLLLRRPAPAEAVPPESAGAESASAEPVTAQPGPR
- a CDS encoding SRPBCC family protein, whose translation is MSTQNIDTTAPVIVRLATTVDAPAATLWAVHTDVEAWPQWNPDVESVRRDGPLDGPGASFTWRTHGLEITSTVRELVPGARIVWGGPANGIEGVHVWAFDETGDGRVTVRTEESWSGAPVAAMPEVMEQALRESLERWLGHLKAEAERRAGGTAH
- a CDS encoding TetR/AcrR family transcriptional regulator, encoding MKTERPRQLSTAEERRETVLRTAIGAFAARGYFGTTTTEVAKAAGISQAYVYRLFPSKEALFVAVVEHCFVRVRGSLERGAAEAGGSAPEVVLAAMGDAYAKLITDNDLMLVQLHAQAAAVSEPAVREAVRQGYARTVEYVRGASGGDDQQVQGFFATGMLCHLLVSIGADAVDAPWTRTLAAGITHY